A part of Citrifermentans bremense genomic DNA contains:
- a CDS encoding efflux RND transporter periplasmic adaptor subunit, with product MSKKAKIVGIILALALAGAFTYRLVQMNGAGSEQGEHAGEAGHAEEKHEGEGHAGEKGHEGEHAGESGHDEHGAAGSVTMAPEVQKQNGVVLAAAKPQQLAGVIRATGKVEVNADRIAHVAPRIPGKVVSVRASLGDSVSAGQSLATLDSVEIGEAISRYRQSKTRLALVQGNMDRVKALVDRKIAARKDILQAETDYKTAQTELATDEERLSLYGVSLAEVRAGARKPLLPVRSPISGIVTEKHAIVGELADPSKSLYTVADLSSVWVLVDINEKDLAKVHKGQGAVVTVGAFPDLKLKGRITYIADLVDESTRTVKARVEVKNPARKLKPEMFATAELALAADAPPVLAVPEDAVQDLDGKKVVFVAEEGNRFEARQVQLGRSAAGLVEIASGLKAGETYAEKGAFILKSEVKKGEVVDEHGHGK from the coding sequence GTGAGCAAGAAAGCAAAGATCGTTGGAATAATCCTGGCCCTCGCCCTGGCGGGAGCCTTTACCTATCGCCTGGTCCAGATGAACGGCGCCGGTTCGGAACAAGGCGAGCATGCCGGCGAAGCCGGGCATGCGGAAGAAAAGCATGAGGGAGAGGGGCACGCCGGGGAAAAAGGGCACGAGGGGGAGCATGCCGGGGAATCCGGTCATGACGAACACGGCGCCGCCGGCAGTGTTACCATGGCTCCCGAGGTCCAGAAGCAAAACGGCGTGGTGCTGGCGGCGGCGAAGCCGCAGCAGCTGGCGGGAGTGATACGGGCCACCGGCAAGGTGGAGGTGAATGCGGACCGGATCGCCCATGTGGCGCCCCGCATCCCCGGGAAGGTGGTTTCGGTGCGCGCCTCCCTTGGCGACAGCGTTTCGGCCGGGCAGTCACTGGCCACCCTCGACAGTGTCGAGATCGGCGAAGCGATCAGCCGCTACCGCCAGTCGAAGACTAGGCTCGCCCTGGTCCAGGGGAACATGGACCGAGTGAAGGCGCTGGTGGACAGGAAAATCGCGGCGCGTAAGGACATCCTGCAGGCTGAGACCGACTACAAGACAGCCCAGACTGAGCTTGCCACCGACGAGGAGCGCCTCTCCCTGTACGGGGTTTCCCTCGCCGAAGTAAGGGCGGGAGCCAGGAAGCCGCTGTTGCCGGTCCGCTCGCCTATAAGCGGGATCGTAACCGAGAAGCACGCCATCGTGGGCGAGCTTGCCGATCCGTCGAAAAGCCTCTACACGGTCGCGGACCTCTCCTCGGTTTGGGTGCTCGTGGACATAAACGAAAAGGACCTGGCGAAGGTGCATAAGGGGCAGGGGGCTGTGGTCACCGTCGGCGCCTTCCCCGACCTGAAGCTCAAGGGGCGCATCACTTACATAGCCGACCTGGTGGACGAGTCGACCCGCACCGTGAAGGCGAGGGTCGAGGTGAAAAACCCCGCAAGGAAGCTGAAGCCCGAGATGTTCGCTACCGCCGAACTCGCCCTCGCGGCCGACGCTCCCCCGGTGCTCGCGGTCCCCGAAGACGCGGTCCAGGACCTGGACGGGAAGAAGGTCGTCTTCGTCGCCGAAGAGGGGAACCGGTTCGAGGCGCGCCAGGTGCAACTGGGAAGAAGCGCGGCTGGCCTGGTGGAGATCGCCTCCGGTCTGAAGGCGGGGGAGACTTACGCCGAGAAGGGGGCTTTCATCCTCAAGTCCGAGGTGAAAAAAGGGGAAGTGGTCGACGAACACGGCCACGGGAAATGA
- a CDS encoding efflux RND transporter permease subunit: MLEKIVSYTLRHRAMILFLSLLIIAFGLYSYYRLPIDAFPDVTNIQVEVVSHADGLSAIEIERNVTYPIEMAMRGLPDIEQMRSVTKFGLSIVTIVFKDNVDIYFARQLVFERLAEAREKVPKGVEVAMGPIGTAMGEIYQYTLEGKMPQDPQQKIAYLTNLRTVQEWIVTPQLKNVAGVNEINSFGGYFKQYQVLVSPEKLLKHAVTVEDVYEAIGSNNENVGGNLLERGTDQYIVRGVGLIRDTADIENIVLKSAGGTPTYLRDVAQVKVGEAVRMGAAMKNGKDECVGGIVMMLRGENSRDVVRRVAAKVKEINENNVLPDGMKIVPFYDRSDIVKASVGTVNKALVEGAILVLIVLYLLLNSFRGSLVVLIALPLSLLATFIVMKLAGISANLMSLGGLAISIGMIIDTTIIQVENVQRHLSEEGGKHPKLTTVLKAVMEVRKPSIFGELIIALTFIPIISLEGIEGKMFSPLAITVAIALLASLFLSIFVIPVLCILFLKPQPEKESYLMHQANLLYLPLLDWAMSRRKAVLAGAGGLLLVSLLLVTKLGTEFIPTMDEGSFDMDVALLPGVSLAKAMEVNQRAAEKLMQFQELETVVSRTGQTGVALDTRGSDKTGYVGIYKPKSEWKRDISKEELTNEMRESLESIAGINFGFSQPIQCRIDELVAGTRAQLIVKLFGEDINVLSEKSAEIAKVLSTVRGGTDLNAEKVSGQPYLTVDIDRAKIARFGLNISDVQKVIEIAVAGKAASQLYEENRSFDITVRLPEEQRNSLDAIKNLLVTTKTGVNVPLEQLAEVKMVEGPAQISRQDGVRRIGVEMNVTGRDIGGFVAEAKQKIKEKVQLPPGYYLTWGGQFENQQRAMNKLMIIGPVAVALILLLLYVTFRSIRLALLVISNLPFALIGGVFALFLSGQYLSVPASVGFVVLFGVAVLNGLVLVSRISQLREEGMELQEAIRKGSLDRLRPVLMTAAIAIFSLIPMLLASGTGSEIQKPLATVVVGGLVTSTLLTLLIIPSVYSWFEKRDSQEEA, translated from the coding sequence ATGCTTGAGAAAATAGTTTCCTACACATTGCGGCACAGGGCGATGATCCTGTTCCTGTCGCTCTTAATCATCGCGTTCGGGCTCTACTCGTATTACCGACTTCCCATCGACGCGTTCCCCGACGTAACCAACATCCAGGTCGAGGTGGTGAGCCACGCGGACGGACTCTCCGCCATCGAGATCGAGAGAAACGTCACCTACCCGATAGAGATGGCGATGCGCGGCCTCCCCGACATCGAGCAGATGCGCTCGGTCACGAAGTTCGGCCTCTCAATCGTCACCATCGTCTTCAAGGACAACGTGGACATCTACTTCGCGCGGCAGCTCGTCTTCGAGCGGCTGGCGGAGGCGCGGGAGAAGGTCCCCAAGGGGGTCGAGGTCGCCATGGGGCCCATCGGCACCGCCATGGGGGAGATCTACCAGTACACCCTCGAAGGGAAGATGCCGCAGGACCCGCAGCAGAAGATCGCCTATCTCACCAACCTGCGCACGGTCCAGGAGTGGATCGTCACACCGCAGCTTAAAAACGTGGCCGGCGTGAACGAGATCAACTCCTTCGGCGGCTACTTCAAGCAGTACCAGGTGCTGGTCTCGCCGGAAAAACTGCTGAAGCACGCAGTGACGGTCGAGGACGTCTACGAGGCCATCGGGAGCAACAACGAGAACGTCGGGGGGAACCTTCTTGAGCGGGGGACGGACCAGTACATCGTCCGGGGCGTTGGGCTGATCCGGGACACCGCGGACATCGAGAACATAGTCCTCAAGTCGGCAGGCGGAACCCCCACCTACCTGCGGGACGTGGCCCAGGTCAAGGTAGGGGAGGCGGTCCGGATGGGGGCCGCCATGAAAAACGGCAAGGACGAATGCGTGGGCGGCATCGTCATGATGCTGCGCGGCGAGAACAGCCGCGACGTGGTGCGGCGGGTGGCGGCCAAGGTGAAGGAGATCAACGAGAACAACGTCCTTCCCGACGGCATGAAGATCGTCCCCTTCTACGATCGCAGCGACATCGTCAAGGCGAGCGTGGGCACGGTGAACAAGGCGCTCGTCGAGGGTGCCATCCTTGTCCTCATCGTGCTCTACCTGCTCCTGAACAGCTTCAGGGGGAGCCTCGTGGTCCTGATCGCCCTGCCGCTGTCGCTTCTGGCCACCTTCATCGTCATGAAGCTCGCCGGCATCAGCGCGAACCTGATGTCGCTCGGCGGGCTCGCCATCTCCATCGGCATGATCATCGACACCACCATCATCCAGGTGGAGAACGTGCAGAGGCACCTAAGCGAGGAGGGGGGGAAGCATCCCAAACTGACTACCGTGCTGAAAGCTGTGATGGAGGTGCGAAAGCCCAGCATCTTCGGAGAGCTGATCATCGCGCTTACCTTCATCCCCATCATCTCGCTGGAGGGGATCGAGGGGAAGATGTTCAGCCCGCTCGCCATCACGGTCGCCATCGCGCTTTTGGCTTCGCTGTTCCTCTCCATCTTCGTGATCCCGGTGCTCTGCATCCTGTTTCTTAAGCCGCAGCCGGAGAAGGAGAGCTACCTGATGCATCAGGCCAATCTCCTCTATCTGCCGCTTCTCGACTGGGCCATGAGCAGGCGCAAGGCGGTCTTGGCCGGCGCGGGGGGACTCTTGTTGGTCTCGCTGCTTTTGGTCACAAAGCTCGGCACCGAGTTCATACCGACCATGGATGAAGGCTCTTTCGACATGGACGTGGCCCTGCTTCCGGGTGTGTCGCTGGCGAAGGCGATGGAGGTGAACCAGCGGGCCGCGGAGAAGCTGATGCAGTTCCAGGAACTGGAAACGGTGGTCTCAAGGACCGGGCAGACCGGCGTGGCTCTGGACACCCGCGGCTCCGACAAGACCGGGTACGTCGGGATCTACAAGCCGAAGAGCGAGTGGAAGCGCGACATCAGCAAGGAAGAGCTCACCAACGAGATGCGCGAGTCGCTTGAGTCCATCGCCGGGATCAACTTCGGCTTCAGCCAACCGATCCAGTGCCGCATCGACGAACTGGTGGCCGGAACCCGTGCCCAGCTGATCGTGAAGCTCTTCGGCGAGGACATAAACGTTTTGAGCGAGAAGTCGGCGGAGATAGCCAAGGTGCTCTCCACCGTCAGGGGGGGGACGGACCTGAACGCGGAGAAGGTCTCCGGCCAGCCCTACCTCACAGTAGACATAGACCGGGCCAAGATCGCGCGCTTCGGGCTCAACATAAGCGACGTGCAGAAGGTGATCGAGATCGCCGTCGCCGGCAAGGCCGCCTCCCAGCTCTACGAGGAAAACCGCAGCTTCGACATCACGGTGCGGCTCCCCGAGGAGCAGAGGAACTCTCTTGACGCCATCAAAAACCTCCTGGTCACCACCAAGACCGGGGTCAACGTTCCCCTGGAGCAGCTGGCCGAGGTGAAGATGGTCGAGGGGCCGGCGCAGATCAGCCGCCAGGACGGGGTCAGGCGGATCGGGGTCGAGATGAACGTCACCGGCCGGGACATAGGCGGCTTCGTCGCCGAGGCAAAGCAGAAGATAAAGGAAAAGGTGCAGCTTCCGCCGGGTTATTACCTGACCTGGGGTGGGCAGTTCGAGAACCAGCAGCGGGCGATGAACAAGCTGATGATCATAGGTCCCGTGGCCGTGGCCCTGATCCTTCTCCTTTTGTACGTGACCTTCAGGTCGATCAGGCTCGCCCTTTTGGTCATCTCGAACCTCCCCTTCGCCCTGATCGGCGGGGTCTTCGCGCTCTTTCTTTCCGGCCAGTACCTCTCCGTCCCCGCCTCGGTCGGGTTCGTGGTCCTCTTCGGCGTTGCGGTCCTGAACGGACTTGTGCTGGTATCGCGCATCTCGCAGCTGCGCGAGGAGGGGATGGAGCTGCAGGAGGCGATCAGGAAGGGGAGCCTAGACCGGCTCCGCCCGGTGCTGATGACCGCCGCCATCGCCATCTTCAGCCTGATACCGATGCTTTTGGCCAGCGGGACCGGTTCGGAGATCCAGAAACCGCTGGCGACGGTCGTGGTTGGGGGGCTCGTCACCTCGACCCTTTTGACCCTGCTCATCATCCCGTCGGTTTATAGCTGGTTCGAAAAGAGGGATTCTCAAGAGGAAGCTTAG
- a CDS encoding branched-chain amino acid ABC transporter permease — translation MFLQQLVNGVALGSVYALIALGYTMVYGIITLINFAHGEIFMVGAFIGLLLVSFFKVNVFVAIVGAMIFCMIMGVLIELIAYRPLRKSSRLSALISAIGVSIFLSSLALMVFGADAKGFPEGAFPVQQIQVGSADISTLQLLIIGVSAVLMLGLEFIVQKTKIGKAMRATSEDYNTAALMGINVNRVISFTFALGSALAAAGGVLVGVLFNAVSFNMGLMAGLKAFAAAVLGGIGSIPGAMLGGLLLGVSEVFGVAIGYSSYRDAIAFTILVLVLLVKPTGLLGQKITKKV, via the coding sequence ATGTTCCTACAACAGCTTGTCAACGGCGTCGCCCTCGGAAGCGTATACGCGCTGATCGCACTGGGCTACACCATGGTCTACGGCATCATCACCCTGATCAACTTCGCCCACGGCGAGATCTTCATGGTGGGGGCCTTCATCGGACTGCTCCTGGTCTCTTTCTTCAAGGTCAACGTATTCGTCGCCATCGTGGGCGCCATGATCTTCTGCATGATCATGGGGGTGCTGATCGAACTGATCGCCTACCGCCCGCTGCGCAAATCCTCCAGGCTCTCCGCGCTCATCTCCGCAATCGGCGTTTCCATCTTCCTCTCTTCGCTGGCACTCATGGTCTTCGGGGCCGACGCCAAAGGGTTCCCTGAAGGGGCCTTCCCGGTGCAGCAGATCCAGGTGGGAAGCGCCGACATCTCCACCTTGCAGCTTCTGATCATCGGCGTCTCGGCGGTCCTGATGCTGGGGCTGGAATTCATCGTCCAGAAGACCAAGATCGGCAAGGCGATGCGCGCCACCTCCGAGGACTACAACACCGCGGCTCTGATGGGGATCAACGTGAACCGGGTCATCTCCTTCACCTTCGCCCTCGGCTCCGCGCTGGCCGCGGCCGGCGGGGTGCTGGTAGGGGTCCTTTTCAACGCCGTCTCCTTCAACATGGGTCTCATGGCGGGCCTCAAGGCGTTTGCCGCCGCGGTCCTCGGTGGGATCGGCTCCATTCCGGGCGCCATGCTGGGAGGGCTCCTGCTTGGGGTCTCCGAGGTCTTCGGTGTCGCCATCGGCTACTCGTCCTACCGTGACGCGATCGCCTTTACCATTCTCGTGCTCGTTCTCCTGGTGAAGCCGACCGGCCTGCTGGGACAAAAAATTACTAAGAAGGTGTAG
- a CDS encoding branched-chain amino acid ABC transporter permease, translating into MADFLNSLVGAVDPYMMQILVNVGVAIVLALGLNVIVGLTGQLSLGHAAFMSIGAFTSAMVTIKTGLPFSLNLVVTGVVTAIVAAAIGFPILRLTGDYLAICTLGFAEIVKVFFLNFEPTNKALGLTVPPAKTLIPMPIYVWVVAILSIVLVTFVQSSRFGRALKAIREDEIAAEAMGINTARYKIQAFALGSFLAGVGGGLYAHFLSYINPSDFGFLKSVDILAMVVLGGLGSVPGTVIGSSVLASAPEFLRFMSQYRMLVYGALLVFLMVFRPNGLLGGVNFTELLLRAVGKKRK; encoded by the coding sequence ATGGCAGATTTTCTTAATAGCTTGGTCGGCGCCGTCGACCCGTACATGATGCAGATCCTGGTCAACGTCGGCGTGGCTATCGTGCTGGCGCTGGGGCTCAACGTGATCGTCGGTCTCACCGGCCAGCTGTCGCTGGGGCACGCCGCCTTCATGAGCATAGGGGCCTTCACCAGCGCCATGGTCACCATCAAGACCGGGCTCCCCTTCAGCCTGAACCTGGTTGTCACCGGCGTGGTCACCGCCATCGTCGCAGCAGCCATCGGCTTCCCGATCCTGAGGCTTACCGGCGACTACCTGGCCATCTGCACCCTGGGATTCGCCGAGATCGTCAAGGTGTTCTTCCTGAACTTCGAGCCGACCAACAAGGCGCTCGGCCTCACCGTCCCCCCGGCAAAGACCCTGATCCCCATGCCGATCTACGTCTGGGTGGTGGCGATCCTCTCCATCGTGCTGGTCACCTTCGTGCAGTCCTCCCGGTTCGGGCGGGCGCTGAAGGCGATCCGCGAGGACGAGATCGCTGCCGAGGCGATGGGGATCAACACGGCGCGCTACAAGATCCAGGCCTTCGCGCTCGGCTCCTTCTTGGCCGGGGTCGGCGGCGGCCTCTACGCCCACTTCCTGAGCTACATAAACCCCTCGGACTTCGGCTTCCTGAAGTCGGTCGACATCCTCGCCATGGTGGTCTTGGGCGGCCTGGGGAGCGTCCCGGGCACGGTGATCGGCTCGTCCGTGCTTGCCTCGGCGCCCGAGTTCCTGCGCTTCATGTCCCAGTACCGCATGCTGGTTTACGGCGCGCTGCTGGTCTTCTTGATGGTGTTCCGCCCCAACGGGCTTCTCGGGGGCGTCAACTTCACCGAACTGCTGCTGCGGGCCGTCGGCAAGAAACGTAAATAA
- a CDS encoding ABC transporter ATP-binding protein — protein MSILKLEDVTIRFGGLVAVDKVNLTVEKGNIMALIGPNGAGKSTMFNLITGIYTPTEGRISFMDESISGKTPFHIAAAGIGRTFQNIRLFTQLTVLENVLIGAHTRGKWDLTGAVLKFLPFVRREEAQLKELALACLKQVDLLHKADELAGNLPYGEQRRLEIARALAIKPQIILLDEPAAGMNPQEKQVLAEMVKAISKTGVTVFLVEHDMKFVMGISDRIAVLDYGVKIAEGTPEEIRSNPKVIEAYLGKGAAHA, from the coding sequence ATGTCGATACTTAAACTCGAAGACGTCACCATCCGCTTCGGCGGCCTGGTCGCGGTGGACAAGGTAAACCTCACCGTCGAGAAGGGGAACATCATGGCCCTGATCGGGCCCAACGGCGCCGGCAAGAGCACCATGTTCAACCTGATCACCGGGATCTACACCCCGACCGAGGGGCGGATCTCCTTCATGGACGAAAGCATCTCGGGGAAGACCCCGTTCCACATCGCAGCCGCAGGTATCGGCCGCACCTTCCAGAACATCAGGCTATTCACCCAGTTAACCGTGCTGGAAAACGTGCTGATCGGCGCCCACACCAGGGGTAAATGGGACCTCACCGGCGCGGTGCTGAAGTTCCTCCCGTTCGTGCGGCGCGAGGAGGCCCAGTTGAAGGAGCTGGCCCTTGCCTGCCTGAAGCAGGTCGATCTGCTGCACAAGGCGGACGAGCTGGCGGGGAACCTCCCCTACGGCGAGCAGCGCCGCCTGGAGATCGCCCGGGCGCTTGCCATCAAGCCGCAGATCATCCTCCTGGACGAGCCCGCCGCGGGGATGAACCCGCAGGAAAAGCAGGTCCTGGCTGAGATGGTCAAGGCGATCAGCAAGACCGGCGTGACCGTGTTCCTGGTCGAGCATGACATGAAGTTCGTCATGGGGATTTCCGATCGCATCGCCGTCCTCGATTACGGGGTGAAGATCGCCGAGGGGACTCCGGAGGAGATCCGGTCCAATCCCAAGGTGATCGAAGCGTACCTCGGCAAAGGAGCAGCGCATGCTTAA
- a CDS encoding ABC transporter ATP-binding protein, protein MLKVENISVNYGAIKALQNVSFQINQGEIVALIGANGAGKTTILNTISNIVPSVAGKITYLDREITKLPPHEIVKLGISQVPEGRRVFAKMSVLENLEMGAYTRSDNEIGSDMEKIFQRFPRLNERKKQAAKTLSGGEQQMLAMGRALMCRPKLLLLDEPSMGLAPMLVEQIFQIIQEINASGTTILLVEQNANMALSIAHRAYVLETGEVVLQGDAKELASNPEVRKAYLGE, encoded by the coding sequence ATGCTTAAGGTAGAGAACATCAGCGTGAACTACGGCGCCATCAAGGCGCTGCAAAACGTTTCCTTCCAGATCAACCAGGGTGAGATCGTGGCTCTCATCGGCGCCAACGGCGCCGGCAAGACCACCATCCTCAACACCATCTCCAACATCGTTCCCTCCGTCGCCGGGAAGATCACCTATCTGGACCGCGAGATCACCAAGCTCCCGCCGCACGAGATCGTGAAGCTCGGCATCTCCCAGGTTCCCGAGGGGCGCCGGGTCTTCGCCAAGATGAGCGTCCTGGAGAACCTGGAGATGGGGGCCTATACCCGCAGCGACAACGAAATCGGCTCCGACATGGAGAAGATCTTCCAGCGCTTCCCGCGCCTCAACGAGCGCAAGAAGCAGGCGGCCAAGACCCTTTCCGGCGGGGAGCAGCAGATGCTGGCGATGGGGCGCGCCTTGATGTGCCGTCCGAAGCTGCTGCTGCTCGACGAGCCCTCCATGGGACTTGCCCCGATGCTGGTGGAGCAGATCTTCCAGATCATCCAGGAGATCAACGCCAGCGGCACCACGATCCTGCTGGTGGAGCAAAACGCGAACATGGCGCTTTCCATCGCACACCGCGCCTACGTCCTGGAGACTGGCGAGGTGGTGCTGCAGGGGGATGCCAAGGAGCTTGCCTCCAATCCCGAGGTGAGGAAGGCGTACCTGGGAGAGTAG